In Synechococcus sp. UW179A, the DNA window GAGATGTCGTTGCGCCTAATGTAGACGTCTTGACGCTTACGCCGGAACAGCTCTATCAAGAGAGCCGTCGTCAGCTCGAGATGCTCGAAGAGATTGCCATTCGCGATGCGGATGGTCTCATCGACTGGCTGGGAATGGATCTTGGCAGTGATGGTGAGAGTTTCTGCTTCGGGCCTGTTGGTACTTCGCTTTACGGTGGATCCATCGGTGTTGCTTTACTTGCAGCCCATTTCGCCGACGAGCCAGGTCCAGCCGAACTGGTCGAGAGTTGTGTGAAACCTCTGCTGCAGATGGGTGAAAAGGACCGGGATGGTCTCCGCCTGCGCTGGTGGCGTGATCAGGCGCTTGGCTTAAGTGGTTGCGGTGGTTCTCTCCTCTCTATTCAGGAGTTGGCGACTTGGGGACCGGAATCACAGCAGCCAATGCTCCAGGAGCTGCAGACCAGTCTTATCGAGGCATTGTTGCCGGAGCATATTCGCGCCGACCTCGGTCTCGACATGATCGCTGGTGTGACCGGTCTGATGGGACCTCTGCTCAGGGATGGTTCGATACGAGCGCTTGATTTAGCTGTGATTGCCGGAGATCATCTTTTGGGCCTCCAAAACGAACATGGAGCTTGGAGCGTTCGTGGCAAGCAGCCATTGCTCGGCTTTTCGCATGGCACCGCCGGATATCTCGCTGCGCTTGTCAAGTTAGGGCAGCAGCTGGGTGAGCAGCGTTTCCTCGATGCGGCAGCCAAGGCTCTCACCTATGAACGAGAGCGTTTTGATGTGGAACACCTCAACTGGCCCGATTACCGAGATCACCAACCCGATGAGCCGAACAAGTTCATGACCTCTTGGTGCCATGGAGCACCTGGCATCGCCTTGAGCCGGGCTTGTCTGTTTGGCTCTCCTCTCTGGGATGAGCAGTGCGTTGATGAAATGGCTAACGCCCTGCAGACACTTACTGCGCTGAGTTTGCCGTTCTGTGATCATCTCTGCTGCGGCACCTTTGGAAATGCCGGCATTCTTCGCGTTGTGGCTGAGGGGCCATGGGCAAAGTCCGTCACAGAGTCAGTCCGTACAGCTGCAATCAACAGATCGTCTGAGCTTGTTGCTCAGGCTGTCTCCATTGCAGATCAAAGTGGCGGAGCTTTCCGTGGTTTTGGAACGTCTGAAGGCAATCTGTTGCTGCCGGGTTGTTTTACAGGCATGTCCGGAATGGGTCTCGCTCTGCTTGATCAGATGAATCGCGATGATCGTCTCGGCACGTTGATGACCATTGGCTTGCTTTCACCAGCGGGGGCGATTGCGACGACACCAATGCATGAATCGGCTTCCAAGGCCAGCTGAAGGGATCGTTTCCGGCCAGGGCATCAGCACCTCCCTGCCAAGAGGGGTCAAACGGACCCGTTCCGTTAGCCCCTGACCGTCAACCTCCCGACGCAACACTCCCAGTTGAATCAGCCAGATCAGCAGATCCTCTGTTTCCCTGGCATTCAGCCGCCGTCGGGTCTGAAACGACCAGTCTGATTGAGCGACTAATTCAGTGCTGCTCAGGGCTGCTTCTTCGACGTTGCGGTAGAAGCTGCGTTGGAAAGGCAGGCAGCACAAGGCTTGGCGTGCCCGCCCCAGAGCATGCCTTGTGAGTTCGCTGGGGTCCTGAAGAGTCACGCGTGAGCTGCTGTCAGTGCCATTCTCGTTCTCAGCGCCGCTAACTGAGACACCAATGTTGCTGCTGGCTTCAGCGTCCCAAGCAAGACGTCGCCTTCTAGAACAGGCTGCCATTCCCCATCGCGTTCAGGTCAGCGGTGTCGATGAAGAGGCCATTCAGGATTCCGATCCGACCGAATTGGTGAGGCGTCTGGCGCAGGCCAAGGCGATCGCTGTCCGGAACCAGCTCAGACGCAATGAAATTACAGCTGTGCTCGGCTGTGATTCGTTGTTTGTCTTCGCCGGTCAGGTGTACGGAAAGCCCACTGATTCCGCTCAGGCAGTGGAACGCTGGCAACACATGCGTGGATCCTGGGGTGATCTGCATACGGGCCACTGCCTGTTGCCAGGCAAGGGTGTGACGTCGCAGCAGCCTCTGCTGGCGTGTGTGACCACACGAGTGTTGTTTGCCGATCTCAGCAATCAAGAGATTGAAGAGTATGTCGCCAGTGGCGAACCGCTTCGCTGTGCCGGAGGCTTTGCCCTGGAAGGTCTTGGAAGCTCCTTTGTGGAACGTCTCGACGGTTGTTATTCAAACGTGATCGGGCTCAGCTTGCCGCTGCTGCGCCGTTGGCTACCGCAGGTTTGATACATCGCAAGGCAGGACGTTGCCATTTTTCGTTTGCCGTAGCTAAGTCAAGGACAGTTGCTTTGTGGGTGGTCATGACCCGTTTGATTGGCCTTGTCATTCCTGTTGTCTCTTTGGCCTTGATTCCGCCGGCATCAGCGCTTGAGCCTCTGCAACGCTCCCTGGCCAGTTCACCTGTAGTTGTATCAACAGCACAGCCACTGGATCTTTCATCAGAGCAGACCCATTTCAGTGAGTCTTCCAAGCATTTTGGAGATTCTGATGGTTCATTAGTCACTCCCGTTGCACCAGGAGAGAAAGGACGCCCTCCCTCTGGGCACGCCTTGCTTGACCTCAACTTCTGATGGTTTTTAAAACGGACTAGGTTGAATTGATATGACTTGGCTGAGTATCAATATTTTGGTAATCAGCCGTAATTTGCTCGTCTGATGTCGTTTGGCATCTGCGGAAAAGTGATGCTATTTATTAAACGTCAATGTCTGGAGCTCGAAGTTTGCAGGGCTGGTGATTCGTCCAATAGCCCAATGTTTGATCTTGAAATATTCAAGAATTGATCAACCTGTGTTGGGTGGCGCTTTTGTGGTGATTTGAGGTCAATTCAGGCTGGCTCTTTCTGTTTTTTTTTACAATCAATTTCCGCAGTAAAGTGTCAATGCTGAAACCAAGAATTTTTTCGTTTCCCTTCGTTATTTTGTCAACTGTCTTGTTGTGGACTTCCATGGCTCCGCTTGGGTTCGCCCAGTCACAAGGGAATGTTAAAGCCATGTCTCAGCAAGAGTTGCAGTCTTCGCTGTTTCAGGCTGCGCTAACAGTTTGCTTTCTTCGAGGTAATGATATCGATTTTAAGTTAGCCCTCAGTGCAGCAACGATTCCTGTTGTCCAGGTTTTAAGAAACCGTTATGACGGCAGGGTCGAAGGTTTTGAGAGTACGTTTAGTGACAATGCATGGATTAAGTATTTCGGCGTCAAAATTAGTGAAATTTCGCTTTCCTATTGCTCTAAAGTGATTCCTTCGAATGTGTCTAAGGAGTTGTCTGATTTCAAGGATCTGAAGAAGTGATCTCAAGGCTATTTGTTGAGACTTGATTATCTGTGAAGAGTTGTCCAAAGGCATGTTTTTTGTTTGTGTTCATACTCAAAATATCTTTTTTGATACCCTATATCTCTCGATGATTTGTTTGTACATCGTTGATGATTGGCTCTTTTGGTCGAGGTTTGAAGCCTGTGGCAGATGCTCAGCAAGCTGGTCAGTCTGGCCCTATTGCTTAGGCAAAGGCTGCAGTGCTTTTCTCTGCGACGGTATGGATTTCTCGGCATCGCAAGATTGTCTCAGCCAGATCGAACAGATGAAGAAGAGTGTCGCTCTACACCTTGGAGCTTTATCGCAGATGTCCGATCAACAGCGAATTTTGCGTTATGGATGGCGTCTGCACTATATTCATCCTAGTAGTGAACTCCATCTCTTTGAAAAGGGCATTCAGAAGAATCTGCTTGTTGCCTGAAGTCAATTAGGCTGATATTTGTCCAAGCGTAAGTTTGATATTTGGCTGATGATTCTTGAGCCAGGTGGATATAATGTATGTCATTGTCACAGCCCGAGCTTTTTTAATTGGGTGATTTTTTAAACGAGTTTGATGAAATATTTGGTCCACTTATTCTGAAAGATGCCAGACTATATCGCCGGTTTTCCATGGGACATAGCCATTTTCTGTGGACATTCCGATCAATGCTGAAGCAGGAAGAATTATCATTTCCCCTTCATGTCTGGAGCATTTTGTCTAAACAAATTTCTCTAGAGAATCTATGGCTGTTGTTGCTTTTAACCTTGGAGACTCATTGAGTCCTACTTGAGATTAGTTGTAAAGCCTGACAATTCATGTCCGATTCTCAGAATTCTCTAAGGTTTTCTGAAGTGTAAAAAAGCGTGAATTACCGCTGTTTAAAACTCGGTTTAGCCGTCTTGCAGGGTGGTTTATGGGCTTTTGGGCAGGTTGCTCTTCATGCTGAGAGTTTCAGCGCGCCCAACGGCGCCACCTCCTCGGGTGTTGATTCTGTCGCTATCGGTGAATCTGCCGCTGCCGCTGGGAATTCATCGACTGCAGTGGGTCGCTCGAGCAATGCCTCTCAGGACAGTTCGGTCTCCATCGGTCATGGAAGCAATGCATCAGCTGCTTCGGCGACGGCGATCGGTAAGGCAGCAACAGCATCGAAGGCCAATGCATTAGCGATTGGTACAAGCTCTGCTTCAGATCAAGCGAATGCCACGGCGATAGGAACCAATGCCAATGCTTCTGGCACCAATGCGACGGCGATTGGAACGAGCGCCAATGCCAATCAAGCCAATGCGGCAGCACTGGGAACAACAGCTGTTGCCGGTGGAGCGAATGCAACGGCAGTAGGAACCAATGCCAATGCTTCTGGCACCAATGCGACGGCGATTGGAACGAGCGCCAATGCCAATCAAGCCAATGCGGCAGCACTGGGAACAACAGCTGTTGCCGGTGGAGCGAATGCAACAGCGATTGGCGCCAGTTCTGGAGCGAGCCAAGCCAACGCCACGGCCGTTGGTGCTGGTTCGCAAGCAACGGCTGCGAATAGCGCTGCTTTCGG includes these proteins:
- a CDS encoding nucleoside triphosphate pyrophosphatase, whose translation is MLLLASASQARRRLLEQAAIPHRVQVSGVDEEAIQDSDPTELVRRLAQAKAIAVRNQLRRNEITAVLGCDSLFVFAGQVYGKPTDSAQAVERWQHMRGSWGDLHTGHCLLPGKGVTSQQPLLACVTTRVLFADLSNQEIEEYVASGEPLRCAGGFALEGLGSSFVERLDGCYSNVIGLSLPLLRRWLPQV
- a CDS encoding Npun_F0494 family protein, with product MTLQDPSELTRHALGRARQALCCLPFQRSFYRNVEEAALSSTELVAQSDWSFQTRRRLNARETEDLLIWLIQLGVLRREVDGQGLTERVRLTPLGREVLMPWPETIPSAGLGSRFMHWCRRNRPRW